In one window of Miscanthus floridulus cultivar M001 chromosome 12, ASM1932011v1, whole genome shotgun sequence DNA:
- the LOC136495507 gene encoding uncharacterized protein: MATELVLHLDTAQDQRQLLPEESELRKRMKMHCLGLSSLDRTIAKQKARVRQLQEGDANTAYFHLIARGRKWRNFITSLNVHGHLVADHDGMEAVLHAHFEGVFGTAASTGNTLNFQALGIEPIDLADQEVPFSMEEVWAAIQAMPADKAPGPDGFTGAFYKSTWHLIRLEVMEAIQAFTQG, encoded by the coding sequence ATGGCTACAGAGCTAGTACTGCACCTGGACACTGCACAAGACCAACGACAGCTGTTGCCAGAGGAGTCGGAACTCAGAAAACGCATGAAGATGCACTGCCTCGGTCTCTCATCCTTGGACAGGACAATTGCCAAACAAAAGGCCAGAGTCAGGCAACTTCAGGAAGGGGACGCGAACACCGCGTACTTCCATCTCATTGCTAGGGGTAGGAAGTGGAGGAACTTCATAACCTCCCTTAATGTGCACGGCCACTTGGTCGCAGATCACGACGGGATGGAAGCTGTGCTCCACGCACATTTTGAAGGAGTGTTCGGGACTGCCGCGTCCACGGGCAACACATTGAACTTTCAGGCGCTGGGTATCGAACCAATTGATTTAGCTGATCAAGAGGTCCCATTCTCCATGGAGGAAGTGTGGGCGGCCATCCAGGCAATGCCGGCGGATAAGGCGCCGGGTCCCGACGGCTTCACGGGGGCATTTTACAAATCTACCTGGCACCTCATCCGGCTGGAGGTCATGGAGGCGATACAAGCGTTCACACAGGGCTAA
- the LOC136495505 gene encoding uncharacterized protein yields the protein MAEDLPTWARNEVDAICRKFFWAGNDTSVKGKCMVSWPIVCKPTTLGGLGVSDLKLTGYALQTDGYGCKRLTWTGLSCQSRLRLKFRRSSGRPRSWRSEVSTRLSSGKTVGSMERR from the coding sequence ATGGCCGAAGACTTGCCAACCTGGGCACGCAATGAGGTTGATGCCATCTGCAGGAAATTCTTCTGGGCAGGCAATGACACTTCAGTGAAAGGGAAATGTATGGTGTCCTGGCCGATTGTCTGCAAGCCAACAACGCTGGGAGGGCTTGGTGTTAGCGACCTCAAGTTAACTGGATATGCGCTCCAGACCGATGGTTATGGTTGCAAAAGACTGACGTGGACCGGGCTTAGCTGCCAATCAAGATTGCGCCTCAAGTTTAGGCGTTCTTCAGGGCGTCCACGTTCATGGAGATCGGAGGTGTCCACACGGCTCTCTTCTGGGAAGACTGTTGGTTCAATGGAACGCCGCTGA